Part of the Toxotes jaculatrix isolate fToxJac2 chromosome 1, fToxJac2.pri, whole genome shotgun sequence genome, CTTATCGAATCAAATAAGAAACTGAGAGGTACTTCCCTTTCCAAAGCCCTTTGTTTTGTTAGTTTTGTTGATGCTGGAAAGAATATTGAGAAGGAGAAGCCGGAAAAAGCCAACAAGCACATTTACTTTCCTTGATAGATATTCTGGTTGGGAGCTCTACTAAAACGCTTTGAAGGAAACAAATTATTCTCGAACATTTATCATTCAGAGGCCATTAAGTAAAAACACCCACAAAGTAAATTATTATAGAGATTGTTTCTTCCTTATTTACAGTCAGAAGTTTCAGTTTCTCAGAGCAGTGGGCAGAGATTTCCAAAGGGTGCACATTTCAAAGCAGAATTCAGACTTCATTATGTGGCAGTAGAGTGGTCTTCTGCGTAAACTGTTTTATGCCAGGGTGTCACCTGTGAATAGGCTCAGAGGTGAGATAGATAGGCTGCCACACACTGAGAACAAAGGCTGCGCTGGGCAGACAAATAATGGCGTAATCGGGCGATGTGAAACGAGCAGCTGGCtaatatttaaaaactgttcaCTGTGTAAGTTAGATGTTTTTTGagtaaacatattttcagttttacatcatCTTTGCTCAAATAAAGGCTGTAAAAAGTTTTCAAAATGATCTTGACCTTATGTAGACTAGAAAAATCTAAGCCTATAAGATCCTCAATGGAGTGGATCTGTTCATTCAAACAGAGGATGATTGAACCTTTCAGATAAACAACTTAGTGTCATGTATTGCCCCCTATTGGCAATGAAAAGTCCTGGTATTGCTGTGCTAAAGGAGAAGTCTTAATAAAATGTCCACTGAGTGACAGAGGAAGATAGCAATAAAGCATAAAGCGTgggttaagaaaaaaacaaaaaaacaaaacaagacacaaatCTGGTTGaattattttccacttttattgAAAGGAACTGTGTTTCCCCCAGTTATCTAAAAAAAAGCTTAATTCCACTTTGCCATCACTGGAAGATCACAAGGCCAGAACTGAACTGTGTGCCAAAATCAACAATTGacttaaaaatcttttttttttttttttttttttttttacagtataatGGTcagtctttaaaaataaaaactgtgaacaaaacaaaatccacaaGAACACTCAGGtgtgcatactgtatgtatgtctgtgagTGCGTGTATATGTATGCTCGTCTTCTGTACAGAGATCAAAGGATGTATAATCAGTGAGACACACTCAGAAATATGAACATGAACGTTTACCCCTTATGACCAGCTATAAAGATTACATTCTTGTTGGGTTCATCATGTGTTTTAGTTAGTTTATCGAATCCTCTTCTGTTGGCGTGCACGGTAGATGTCATGTATGGGCGGAGCCACTGCTCCTTTGTCATCCTCCTCGTCGGAGTCTGCATTAGGCCTCTTCAGTGACTTGGCAATAGCATGGTTCTCCATGGATCCATTGCCCTCCCCTCCAGCATCGGGCTGTTTGCCAGTGATCAGCTCTACAGCAGCATCAACAGCTGAAGGGACGGAAAATGCATCAGCAACATGTTGAATAAGGGGCAGAGCGACATTTTAACATAATGAGTTTACTTTGGACCAGTGTTGGGCCATGGGTGACTGACCGACCATCTGACTGACATTTCCATCACCAGAGCCACGTtgctagtgtggctaaaaacagACATGGTCTGGATTAGTCTGAAGTGCTGACAAAAGCAACTTACTCTCAGGAAGTGTGCATCTCCTAAATGTTTCCATGAGCTCATCCACTTGAACAAAGGGACCCTGCAgcaaaacacagtcacagattCTTTTTGAGTcctagcagaaaaaaaaaatcctacttCTTTAATCTTTTGTTCATTACCAGTAAATATGAGCTTGATAGCATTAAGCTGCTGTTACTCACAGTGAAGCACGTAGGCGGAGGGAGCAGCTTCATTAGAACAACAGCAGCTGGGGGGACTGGGAAAACTCCACCAGGGACTGGGTGTAAACCTGGAGCTGTGGGGAGAAAGACAAGATGAATCCTTTTATTACATCAATGTAGAAGAGAGAACAGTGTACAGACATAGCAACAACatacctgcaaaaaaaaacttcaacacGCGTAAAGACTAATAATTAATAATGTGATGGAAATGCGTCCTTAAGACAGCGTTTCACTGATGTGTCATAACTTTAACTAGATTTGAAAGAGGACTTTGGGCAGCTAAGTACTACGTACGAGCGAGGTGACGCGGCTGGAACGGGATCATCTGATTGGTGTCAGGTTTGGGGTACTCAGGTTTACGGTCAGCCTCATCCTTCAGTGCAGGCACAGAGGGCGCCACCACAGTCTCTGGGAGCAGTGCTGCCAGTTTGGCACGAGACACatcctacaaacacacagcagaaactgTTTAAATACCAGTTCATGTTAAGAGGAAAGCATGATCTGTTTCATTGCTTTGGCAGCAAGAGATGCCATTTTATGTCCTCCACACAGGGCAAAATACACACCTTGTATCCAAGGGCCTTGAGTTCACTAGTAGAGCAGGGATACAGGTCCATGAACTTGTATCTGTCTACGAGCAAAGCCGTTTCTTTGCCCTCGTACTCATCCTTGAAGGCAGTGAAACGCCTGCGCTCTACTTTCAGAATACTAGCCAGGTCTCCTATGTTGCTCTCAAAGGCCAAGAACCGAGCCCAGATCTCGCTGAGGGGCGAAAGGAGAATCGAAGTGAATAAAAATCATCACAAATATCGAGTTTTATGACACACACAACTTAATTAATACTTGACATTACCCTGACTTTTCTGGTGACAGGCTTCCTGAGGTGAGGACACGTTCGAACAGAACCCTGGTGTTGTTATCCtctggagagagaagaagacgGAAAAAACAGGgttacacatttattttctgttactaTGACCCAGATTTTAACAGCTGATACTAAAACAATGCTGCTTCCTTAGTATCAAATGCCATTGATAAAATTTGTATTAGATGTAAAGCAACTTCCTTCTAACAACatctcacatttatttttattttattatttattacacaTAACCTACCATTAAGGTGTGAGAGGTAATCAATGTATGCCAGTATGTACTCCGGAATGTCACCATATTTCTTCAAACCAAGCTCAAAAATCTTGAAGGCCACTGATTTATCCTGTCAGGAAAGAGTTTAGGAAAAAAGACCTTGAGTAAGGTTGATTTTAGTCACACCATATGTAAACTCAATATGTGATTATCTGCGTCTTCACCTTGCTGCAGTAGTACTCCATCAGTGCTGCAGTCACGTACACATGGTGACGTGTGCGTGCATCCTCCCGAGCCTTTTTGAAGATGGTGCGACCTGATTTGATGCCCTCCGCCCTCCTGGCAAACTTCATGTACTGGATGTAGACCAGCGTGGGGTCGATGTCTTCGATGGCCAACAGCTTATTATAGATGCTGTGGACCTTCTCGTACTTCATGCGACTCTGTGAGGACAGCAAAAGAAATATGCTGATAAATCCTTGTGTCTCTTGCCGTTTTGGCCGCAACTGAATAAGCAACAGGACACTCACTTCTTCATAGTCAGCGAATGAAAAGTACAGAAGCATGTTCTTCTTCAGAAGAGTCCCGATGGCACGTTCATAGATGTTAGCTGCCTCATCACTGAACAGCTTGGAATTATTCAtatcctgagaaaaaaaaaatcacatttaaatgtgttaatGATCTAGTTCGTGTCCGAGTTTGAATTCTCTGAAAAATACTCAACAGGTCTTTGTCAGCTTCACATAAAATGTGAGTGTGGAAGGTTTCATCTCGTACCCCTTTCTCTGCCAGCAGTTTGCTGGACTGCTCGAGGTATTGTGCTGCCTCATACCATACGTCAGGATGGTGGCCCAGCACCAGCAGGCACTGCTCATAGGCAAACATGACTGCAACACAGGACATGACAGCAACTGATGACAATGTCTAATCTTCATGAAATACTAAATCATGAGTGAGGAGAAAAAGTGTCGACCTGCGCCATCTAGTGGCTGAATTCATTCAAAGGAAAGatctgaaatgattaaaatgataCACCAGCATGATCCCTGCCTTATGAGGCATATTTAGCAAATATTTAGAAAttataacacaacacaaaacatcttGACCACAAACAGTCACCTCTCTTTGTGATGAGGGTCTGGTCTTCTGTGCGCAACGGGTTGCTTTTCTCCCACTGGATGTATTTCTTCCACATCTCCACTTGCTGGGCTTCCTGAGGAGAGTTCTGGGGTGGTACTGAGGGTGCATTCCTGTCCAGCCCTTTCATCACAGTCTCATACTCCTgtattacacacacagcatataaCAGTCAATGGTACTTTACAAATTCAATAATATAGCACAAGGATtcaagataagataagatacacctttattagtcccacaatggggaaattgcatccgtcacagcagcaaaagagacagattcacccagaatatacaaaaactataaaatatAAGACTCAAGATAAGatttactggaaaaaaataaatactataagCAAAATGACAATATACACAGTGTGAGCAGTATATTCAAAACAagcctgtgtgtatttgtgacaCTTTGTGTGGATAATCTCACTTTAGCAACTCTCCTGGCGTTCATGTAGTCTCTGCTTCGATCCTCAATCATCTTTTTGGCCAAGTGCACATTGATCCCCTGGTCGATGAAATAGAGAAGTCGGTAAAGCACTCTCTCATGCTCTCACATTTCAACCACTAACACTCCATATGTGCAAAATTATGTAATTTAGCCTGGGTGGGTCTCTCACCTCTTCATACTTGCTATAATCTCGCCAGAGCTGCTCAATGTTGATCATGGGGTTGACACAACCTCTCTGGTACACCCTCCTTACTGCAGTGATTCGCTGGTTCTCTGCGTATGAGCCCACAGCTTCACTGGTGAAACgacacacaaaaatgtcaacatttaaGAGCTGGCTAAGGCAGTTTGTCAAATCTCACAATATTACAGGATATATACTTACACTCCTTTGAGGAAGTTGATGTAGTCCACCCAAATCTGTGAAAGGAAAGACTGTAGCTGTTAGGTGACAGTAGATAACACAAACCCATATACACAAGTCTAAATAAATAGTTCAGGTCTGTGTACCTGATAAGACATTATTTCCATGCCAATTTTATCCAGGGCAAAGTCATATGCCTGGGCCATCTTCTCTCtgagataaagaaaataactgtgTTAAGTAAATTGTGTATTTTACAGTACGTACACAGTATGCATGTAGTAGTAGTACCTAGTACGTGGTAAAGTATGTCAGCATACTTCAATTTAACCCCACCACACAGCATGTTCTCTTACTTGTAGCTGGGCAGCTTCCCTTTGGTCTCTCGCACATATGAGAGGTAGCATTTCCACAGGTCGATGTGCAACACTTTCATTAGGCATCTCTGAAACAACTACAGGGGCGAGAATATGGAAGGATAACATCAGTGGAATAGAGACACATATGCTCATTTTACATATGCTGTATAAATTGTACCAGACAACCACCCGTTGTCAGTGTTTCGTTGATTTGGTTTAACAATCCCGTGCTCAAACTAGCCTGCTGATCATTAGTGGCAGATCCCATGTAGGAGGATTAACAACTGCACTGAGGGAAATCCAGAAAAGCGGTTTTTACTGGAGCCCATATGCCAGATTtggcggggggtgggggtgggggtgcacTACAGTTATCCTGCTGCATTAGACAGGCCTCAGATGTGGCCCACATTTCAGTGAGCTCCTCCAAACTCCAATTAATGGAGAAGAGCTTGAAGTTTGAGAGATACAAATGTCTGTCAATGATGCATTGATTTGACATTCAggcaaaaactgaacaaaatgaacattttaagaGAAACTCACAGAATTTATTAAAAGTGTGGAAATCCAGCAAAAACCAGTGTAGAAGCCTGTTTCTACCAGTTTCATCGTTTGAACACATTAAAGTACATTCTAATTAAAATCACACTAGTATATAAAAAGGTGCTACCCACAAAAAGATGAAACacaatatattcattttttatcCTGATAATTAAGCCATGATACCACAAACTACAGTAGGTACAAAATAATAGATGTTTGAAAACCAGTATGAAAGGAATCACACATCAATGGCTctacattcattttcaaaaaagacattttctccAAACCTGAACTCTTCCTCCAATTTAGTGTACTAGTTTTGTGGATTCTGGGACTTAAACTCATTATGTTGCAAGCACATGGTCTATGCTTCAAATAACTGGACCAAATTACATgcattgcattacattacatgcCTTTCACATTAAATTTCAGATGTCTTGTAACACACTGATGATTTTAATATAATAGTAGGAGACAGCTGTCTACTTAAAGACAGTAAGACGACACTTCCCGGATACCAAAATAACACTAATCAGCTTTTAAGAGTGTGATGGACACTTACCTTCTCTACCTTGTCATAGTTTTTAGCCTTGATCTGCAAATAAGAGTGTAAATGCAATGTTAATTCAAAAGTCTCCTCTATGTTTAAGGCTTACAGGAAACATGCATTCATGCAAATGggaacactctcacacacacacacacacgcacacgatCAACAAAGTGAAATTCACACAAGAATGacaaattacttttaaaataaagggggtttattttctttgcaaacTGCGCCACATAACCCAGAAAAACACCAGTGATCACGTGTTACAGACAAAACCCTGATGAAAGGATTGGAATGCAGAATTTAACTATTAATCtaatcatttaaaatttaatctcagaaatataatatttgacatttaaatCACAGCTTTAAGGAAACAACGTAGCAGAAAAGATTTTCATATGGCCGATTGTTGATGGGTTGAAGTTGCAACGGTTTCACAGCATCCTGCAGTACAGACAGGAGAGGCTGTTGTTTCTGTGGTATTAGCACACCGGGGGCCTGCGTTTGGGTAGACCAATCCTATCCCACTGAGTTACTGTGCTctccaaggtaaaaaaaaaaaaaaaagcagcattacTTGCTCGCTAGTGACAAAAATTGTTTGTATAGTACAGGAACACCCCCGGGAACAAGGACCTGAGAAAGTACAGTGCACAGCTGTAAGCCAACTGAAATATGAAGAAGTATGAATTCACCCTGTCAGATTGAATGAATGACAAACAGGCAGACTGACAGGTCACCTCTGGTGGCCTGCTGGTTGAGACACATTTCATAAACTGTGACTGTCACTGTCCCTGGTTCgattccctcactctctcccacTTGATTAAaggcacagaaacaaaactaaaaacctACATTCATCTATATCTACGCCAGTATGTACAAATGTTCCACAACATCCAAATGAGAAGGCTACATTTAACAATTCAAGAGGAAAAGTCCATTCTGGTCATTTATGTAACTAATGCAATGCGATTCAAAATTTCAAAGCGTTGCACGTGTTTGGGGCAAATGGCTAACTACACAGGAAAAAAGCCTCTACGCTAGATCCAAACAAAAGTATATTGTCTAGGAAATCATTTCTTAAAACTAGATGCGATGCAGTTTAGAAGGCCTTCAGGGTACCATCCCTAAAAAAAAGACTGACCTACATTACTTGCTCTTTCCAGGCACTGCAACAGCACATCTGTCACATTAAGCTTCACCTTCATTAAAAAGAGAGACCAAGCCAACTGTGAATCTCTAATAACTAGAGGGAAACCGTTTAGAAAATGTATCTCCTAAtagaaatgtgtatttttaggCAAGATACAAACTGGAATCTGAAATTATTCGtttttagtttcatttttttttaacaatcaaAACTGCGCGACTAAATGAAAGATTTTCTAAGCATCCCAAAGTGTTTATTCAAGTTACTGGCTGAAGAAGTATGAATTCTAGGTAACAGAATTACAAGTAGTCTTCCTGAATCCATAAAATCTGAGCTTTTACAACAGCTAATACAAATCGTAATGTTTCCATGTGCTACACTGAAACGGAACAGATATATTATGGGCACATGTTAGACTGTGATATAGGTTTAATCTGTTTAGATGAGCCAAGTGAGATGGTTACAAAACTTTCTATTTGCTCCTCCTGGTAAGCTACATTAGTACATATCTACTGCTGCTTTAACAGACTCATAAAGCACAAATTCTACTAAAATGccttccagaaaaaaaatctacaacaCAGCAATGTGATAGCTTAAGCACACTATGAACTTATTTTAATATGAATAAAGTTCACATCATAAAATTGCATAATTAAATATAAACTAAACAATTATAC contains:
- the cstf3 gene encoding cleavage stimulation factor subunit 3 codes for the protein MSTEGTADQAAAEYIPEKVKKAEKKLEENPYDLDAWSILIREAQNQPIDKARKTYERLVTQFPSSGRFWKLFIEAEIKAKNYDKVEKLFQRCLMKVLHIDLWKCYLSYVRETKGKLPSYKEKMAQAYDFALDKIGMEIMSYQIWVDYINFLKGVEAVGSYAENQRITAVRRVYQRGCVNPMINIEQLWRDYSKYEEGINVHLAKKMIEDRSRDYMNARRVAKEYETVMKGLDRNAPSVPPQNSPQEAQQVEMWKKYIQWEKSNPLRTEDQTLITKRVMFAYEQCLLVLGHHPDVWYEAAQYLEQSSKLLAEKGDMNNSKLFSDEAANIYERAIGTLLKKNMLLYFSFADYEESRMKYEKVHSIYNKLLAIEDIDPTLVYIQYMKFARRAEGIKSGRTIFKKAREDARTRHHVYVTAALMEYYCSKDKSVAFKIFELGLKKYGDIPEYILAYIDYLSHLNEDNNTRVLFERVLTSGSLSPEKSGEIWARFLAFESNIGDLASILKVERRRFTAFKDEYEGKETALLVDRYKFMDLYPCSTSELKALGYKDVSRAKLAALLPETVVAPSVPALKDEADRKPEYPKPDTNQMIPFQPRHLAPPGLHPVPGGVFPVPPAAVVLMKLLPPPTCFTGPFVQVDELMETFRRCTLPETVDAAVELITGKQPDAGGEGNGSMENHAIAKSLKRPNADSDEEDDKGAVAPPIHDIYRARQQKRIR